In Porites lutea chromosome 7, jaPorLute2.1, whole genome shotgun sequence, a single window of DNA contains:
- the LOC140942583 gene encoding octopamine receptor beta-2R-like — translation MSNNSTLVLPPSTSSSSVASTLPHDGVEIIVSTVVYVLLALLIILGNMLVIIAVSSYQRLRTINNTFLVGLAVSDLLVGLMSIPLWIYFSYCQQYRTCGYSTEMLTFYSTVDIFTGSASVLQLTAISIERYLAITRPLNHRSYSMWIYYAMITAAWVFAFIIAGLYPVQHNKWQKPYSVILVTTCFVIPALVILTVYAIIFQTARGTQRARVHPEEAANCNRRAQNETKIAATIAVITGLFIIAWLPFFVVNLVAEFCLPCLPPYPDILRLIRFVKWMHYSNSMVNPLVYAYRNTEMRKTFKKILLSCFCCNRSGYNGFVTSVRTGRQSRHVNLPEPSRNRNRRLNNDSIRSQRSPSKSGKGLKYSHDSLRNGPFLVTPQPRGHLSL, via the coding sequence atgagcAATAATTCAACCTTGGTTTTGCCGCCTAGTACATCATCGTCAAGCGTTGCTTCGACTTTGCCGCACGACGGGGTAGAAATAATTGTTTCTACTGTAGTTTATGTATTGTTAGCGTTGCTAATAATTCTGGGCAACATGCTCGTTATCATAGCCGTCAGCTCATACCAAAGACTGAGAACTATCAACAACACATTCCTAGTTGGACTGGCCGTATCTGACCTCTTAGTCGGCTTGATGTCGATCCCATTATGGATTTATTTCTCGTACTGCCAGCAGTATCGAACCTGCGGATATAGCACAGAGATGCTGACGTTCTATTCCACGGTAGACATATTCACAGGCTCTGCTTCGGTTTTGCAACTCACAGCTATCAGCATTGAGCGCTATTTGGCCATTACTCGCCCTCTCAACCACCGCTCTTATTCTATGTGGATCTATTACGCCATGATAACAGCAGCGTGGGTCTTTGCATTCATTATAGCTGGTCTGTATCCCGTGCAGCATAACAAGTGGCAGAAACCCTACAGTGTCATTCTTGTCACAACGTGCTTTGTCATCCCCGCTTTGGTGATACTGACCGTCTATGCGATCATCTTCCAGACAGCGAGAGGAACTCAGCGCGCAAGGGTCCATCCAGAAGAAGCAGCCAATTGCAACAGACGTGCTCAAAATGAGACAAAGATAGCGGCAACTATTGCCGTCATTACGGGATTGTTCATCATTGCATGGCTCCCTTTCTTCGTTGTCAATTTAGTTGCGGAGTTTTGTCTACCCTGCTTGCCTCCTTACCCTGATATTCTAAGACTGATTCGATTTGTAAAGTGGATGCACTATTCAAACAGTATGGTAAACCCGCTGGTTTACGCTTATCGAAATACAGAAATGCGAAAGACCTTTAAGAAGATTCTACTGTCTTGCTTTTGTTGTAATCGAAGTGGCTATAACGGTTTTGTTACGTCGGTGAGGACGGGAAGACAAAGTCGACATGTAAATCTCCCCGAACCTTCAAGGAACCGCAACAGACGATTAAACAATGATAGTATTCGGTCCCAAAGAAGTCCATCCAAGTCGGGGAAAGGGTTGAAATACAGCCACGATTCTCTTCGAAACGGTCCTTTTTTGGTCACACCTCAGCCACGGGGACATTTGTCACTTTAA